Proteins encoded together in one Leishmania donovani BPK282A1 complete genome, chromosome 33 window:
- a CDS encoding amino acid permease-like protein — translation MFGCEMMRLSSGSVLGAALSLAVTTMGAGILTLPSAYADAGIIPATLILVGVGILTVFSIDYIILGVDKLGRNSYEELTRELLGKKAEEVVRWMLIIYNTGSAIGYLVVFEDLVAPMQPLVTSYLPALTTPKHSLLSFWAVFILPLSCVPTLGALHISSFLAISATSFICIMIIFRYFVPGPTELSAMTTDAIANGTASANWWLGKYPLLALPIIMFSFDCQSLVFQIYAGLDDMRRSVMIKVAIISLIVTGVIHAAVGLFGYLSNPVDVRENIISNYDPNVDRLFQIGYLLYTAPMILAFVLMMFPIRDSIFILWYGYSSASMATHVPRSKDFTRLVHQEEALELMVNAESEHQRSHCNGFGSKHNNYGSVKEELQQVIEAKKHHNDIERIPLRDHLIISITLSTLCVAVALLVPGIVSVVSLLGGLCCSTLCFIVPGLYRWQLHYKNIARCQAFWEMALMVFMVVFGGVAAILGTAVWVEGVLLSI, via the coding sequence ATGTTCGGCTGCGAGATGATGAGAttgagcagcggcagcgttcTCGGAGCTGCCCTGAGCCTTGCCGTCACCACCATGGGTGCCGGCATCCTCACACTGCCTTCCGCCTACGCAGATGCAGGCATCATCCCTGCAACTCTTATCCTCGTCGGTGTCGGCATTCTCACGGTGTTCTCGATAGACTACATCATCCTCGGTGTAGACAAGCTGGGTCGTAACTCGTACGAGGAGCTCACACGTGAGTTGCTTGGCAAGAAGGCGGAGGAAGTGGTACGATGGATGCTAATCATTTATAACACGGGATCTGCTATTGGCTacctcgtcgtcttcgaaGACCTTGTAGCACCGATGCAGCCTCTCGTCACCAGCTACCTGCCCGCGCTCACCACGCCGAAGCACTCGCTGCTTTCCTTCTGGGCCGTCTTCATCCTGCCGCTCTCCTGCGTTCCCACGCTGGGGGCCCTGCAcatctcctccttcctcgccATCTCGGCGACGAGTTTCATCTGCATCATGATTATTTTCCGCTACTTCGTGCCGGGCCCCACGGAGCTATCCGCCATGACGACAGACGCCATCGCCAACGGCACAGCATCTGCCAACTGGTGGTTGGGTAAGTACCCCTTGCTGGCTCTGCCGATCATCATGTTCTCGTTCGACTGCCAGTCCCTCGTATTTCAGATATACGCTGGCCTGGACGACATGCGGCGAAGCGTCATGATTAAGGTGGCCATCATCAGCCTCATCGTCACTGGCGTCATCCACGCTGCCGTCGGTCTCTTTGGCTACCTCTCGAACCCGGTGGACGTGCGCGAGAACATCATCAGCAACTACGACCCCAACGTCGACCGCCTCTTTCAGATTGGCTACCTCCTGTACACCGCACCGATGATTTTAGCATTCGTTTTGATGATGTTCCCTATTCGCGACTCGATCTTCATTTTGTGGTATGGCTACAGCTCTGCGTCGATGGCGACACACGTACCGCGTAGCAAGGACTTCACGCGACTTGTACACCAAGAAGAAGCGCTGGAGCTGATGGTGAATGCGGAAAGTGAGCATCAGCGCAGCCACTGTAACGGCTTCGGTAGCAAACACAACAACTACGGCAGCGTCAAGGAGGAACTGCAGCAAGTTATCGAAGCGAAGAAGCACCACAACGATATTGAGCGGATTCCGCTGCGAGATCATCTCATCATTAGCATCACACTGAGCACTctgtgcgtggcggtggcccTCCTGGTTCCCGGGATCGTGTCGGTGGTCTCGTTACTTGGAGGTCTGTGTTGCTCCACGCTGTGCTTTATCGTGCCTGGTCTGTACCGCTGGCAGCTGCACTACAAGAATATTGCTCGCTGCCAGGCGTTTTGGGAGATGGCGCTCATGGTGTTCATGGTAGTCtttggcggcgtcgccgccatcttAGGCACAGCTGTGTGGGTCGAGGGCGTCCTACTCAGCATTTAA